CCTTCGACAGTGCGAAACCGAAGGCGGCACGCGAGCCGAGCGGATTGGGAGCCACGGCGAGTTCGAGCTCGTCCCGCGCCGGCAGTTCGATTCCCGGTTCGACCGCGGTCGCGGCGGACAAGCGCACGCGTGCGCGAACGGCCGAGACCGTGACGCCGCAGCGCGCGCTGCCGGGCGGCTTGGTCAGATTGTCGTTCGAGTGCAGATAACCGATCGCGGTGACGTCTTCGAAGACGTGCGGAACGAATGCGGCTGCGGGCAGATCGAACTTGAAGTTCTTGGGTGGCGAGGGCGAGTAGAGGGCCCAGCGACGCGCGTCCGGATTCGTCATCACGAAGTCGGCGGTCGCGCTGGCGGCCGGACCCGCGAAGTCTTCGGAGACCCAGAACTGCGTGCCGTCCCGCACCACGAATCGCAGCTGGCCGGAATTGAGACTGGGAGTGGCGAAGCTGCCCGAGTAGTCGAGCAGTTCGAGCGTGCTCGAAGGACCGAAGGCCACGCGCGGAGCGTGGGCGCCGACTCGGAAGTCTTCCTTCTTCCAGTAGCGCAGGTCCCAGCCGATGGTGCCGGTCGGGCCACCCGAGTGCAGCGCGTCGAGCGCGCCGCGATCCCACACTTCGGCCTCGTGATAGGCGAAGAAGCCGAAGTAGCTCTCCATCAGGAGTCCGCCGTAGAAGCGGCCGTTCACACCGAGCGTGTCCGCGGCGGCCGTCATCAGCGGCAGGACGTCGCTGAATGGAATCGACCAGCGTGCGCCGGTGGCGCCGCCTTCGAGCTGCACCTGCAGTTCGGCGGGCGTGTTGAATTCGCGCAACAGAGCGTCGCCCGTGTGGGTGTAGTCGCCGCTCCAGTCGAGCGCGAGGATGGTGTCCTCGGGCGATGAAACGTAGCGCGCGACATAGGCGGTCGGAGTCGCGGGTGTGGCGACATCGTGGGTGTCGGCCGTTGCGTCGGACCAGCCTGCGAACAGCCACACCTTGCCGTTGGCGGTCTGCACGCCGGGTGCTCCGAACGAGCGCAATACGCCGATGGTGCTCGTGAACGCGAGCGGCGTCGGAATGAGTCCGCCATCCAGTACCAGCGGGATGCCGGGTGGATCGGTCTGCAACGTGAGCACCGTGGTGTCGGGCAACACATCGCGATACACCGTGGTGGTGAGTCCCTGGGAATCGACGACCCGCAGGTTCACCCGCAGCCAGATGTTGTTCTCGATGTGATTGCGCGCCGCGATGCCGTAGCTGCCGCTCGCGAGCCCCGAGGTCTCGGGCAGCCCCGGGTGCAGGTGCTGGTCGTGATGCAGATCGATCCACCACGTATACGCCGCGGGCGGCAGCGTGCCGTCCTCCGGATCGCTCGCGGTTCCCGAGAACTCGAGCGTGGTGCCGCCTCGAAAGCGCGCGCCCTCGGGCGGCGTGACGATCGAGGCCAGCGGTGACTGCGATCCGATCACCGACAGGATCGCGGCGTCGCTGGTGTCGGCGCCGGTCGCGTTGCTCACGATACAGCGAAACGTGGCGCCGCTGTCGGCCTTGACCGCGTCGCGGAGCACGTAACGCGGTGTGTTCGCGGCGCCGATCGGCGCGTTGCCTCGCAGCCACTGATACGCCAGCGGAGGCGTGCCGTTGGCGGTGACCGTGAACTCGGCCGAATCGCCGGTCGCGATGCTGACGCTCTGCGGATGGAGCCCGATCGAAGGCGCGAAGCTCGCGGTGTAGGCGATCTTCACCAGCACGCCGGTGTTGCTGCCGTCACCGCGCGCGATGTAGTAGAGGTTGCCGTCGACTCCGAGCGCCACGCCGACCGGATTGATCGCGAGCGTGATCCCCAGCACCTGAGAAGTCGCCGGCGAGGCCGGATTGATCCAGCGGATCTCCTCGGCGCACAGGTCGCTGAAGAAGTAGCGGCCGCGCCACTGCGGCGGCCACCGCGTGGTGTCGGGATCGAAGAATGCGCCGCCCACGATCGCGCAGCCGTTCGAGTGGTTGTAGGCGTGCAGCGGCGGCACGTAGGTCGGAGCGCCGCCCGGGCCCTCGACGCTCGGCCAGCCATAATTCGAGCCCGGCGCGAGATCGTTGATCTCTTCGAACGCATCCTGACCCACGTCGTTGACGAACATGCGGCCGGTACCTGGCTGCACCGCGAACGTGAACGGATTGCGAAAGCCGCGCGCCCAGATCGCGCGATTCTTGCCGGTGGTCTGGGCATAGAACGGATTGTCGGTCGGAATCGTGCCGTCGCGTCGGATGCGCGAAATCTTGCCGCGCAGGCTGGTGAGGTTCTGCGCCTCGTTGCTCGAGGCGTTCTCGCCCATTGCGATGTACAGCATGCTGTCGGCGCCGAAGCGAATCGCGCCGCCGACGTGGAAGTCGGAGAGGTTCTGATCGAGGTCGAACAGGTTGACCGCACTGCCGACCAGCGCGACGTCACCGTTGGCGGTGAAGCGCGTGATGCGATTGAACGACGACGGCGTGGTGTAGCAGGCGTACACATGACCGTTGGTGGTGAACGCGGGATCGAATGCGAGCCCGAGCAACCCCTGCTCGCCGGGTGTCATCACCGAAAGCGTGGTGAACGCGGTGGGCAGCAACGCACCGTTCTTGACCACGCGAATCGCGCCACCTTGTTGACCGATGAAGATGCGACCGTCGGGTGCCATCGCCATGCAGGTGGGCGTCTGGAGGCTCGAGGTCAGCACCGTTTCGCTGAAATCCGCCGGCACGCTCGCGCGCGAGCGGCCGGGCGTGACGCACCACAGGCCGAGCAGCAACGTGAGGGCACAGCACGGCGTGAAGCGTGGCCAAGTCGAGGTCACGAACGGGGCTCCGGGCGCGGATCTGGATGAAAAAGGGAGGCGACCCGCGCACTCCATGCCGAGTCAGGCTGAGGAGTGTAGAGAGTCGCCTCACATGGACTCAAGTCAGAACCAAAGATTTCTCGGTGCAACTATTTCAATTCGGCGAGCTGCTTCTTGAAACCGTCGATGGTACGGGTCGAGCGCTGGCTTTCGGGCATCGACTCGGCCTCCGAAATCGCCTGCGCGAGTGCGCTGCGCGTGTCCGCCGGGTCACCGCGATCGGTGAGAATGCCGATTCGAGTGCGCCACAACAGGAAGCGCCGCGGACCGTAGGCGAGCGCCATGGCGCGGTCGGAGGCCGCCAGCGCCGTGTCATATCGTTTCATCGCACGAAGTGCGGTGGCGAGCCGCGCCGGCGGATTGTAGTCCTGGGGCAGATCGCGCTCCGAGGCCTCCAGCATCGGCACGGCCTTCTCGGGCGTGCCGAGTTCCAGATACGCCGAGAGTCGGTGCGAGTCGAAGACCGCACGCGCGTCCGGCGTCTTCGCCTTCGCCGCCGCGCCGTCGAGAAACGCCGACCACTCGATCGCGACCTGATGTGCGGCGGTCGAGTCTCCGCGTTCCTGCAGCGCGTCGAGCAGCGAGATGTAGACACCGCTGCGATCGTCGCCCGCAAGGTCGAGCTTCGAGTCCGCGAGGATGCTGCGCACCGCGCGTTCGAAGTGCGCGACGGAGCGCTGCTTCTCGGGGTTCGAGTCCGGCAGCGCAACCGCCGAGGACAGGCCGTAGGCCGCGACATTCGCCGAAGTCGACTGGCCCTCGAGCCGCGTCCACGCCACGCCGGCCACGTCCACCACCGCCTGATTCTGATTCGTGTTCGAGAGCGCGAACAGCAGCGCGTCGATCGCGCGCGAGTAGCTGGGCCAGTTCGCGGGCGCCAGCGCGATCGCGCCGCGATACGCCTCCGCGGCCAGCGAGTCCTGCCCCTCGCCGTAGAGCGAGTCGGCGCGGGCGAGCGCGCGGTCGGCCGGCGAGGCCTCGCCGTGCTGGGTCCAGGACACGATCGCCTGGTCGAGGAAGTGATGGAGCTGCGTCACGGTCATGCTGCCGACCATCCGCATCGTGACCTTCTCGGTGTTCGGATCGATCACGTAGTAGCTCGGCAGCGCCGGCAACGGATAGCGCTTGCGAACCTCGGCGTTGACCGAGTTCTCGGCGTCCACGCTGAGCCACACGAAGCGCTCGGCGTGGCGTGCGAGCGTGGGATCGGTGAACACGTAGGCCCGCATCGAGCGGCAGGTGTGACACCACGGCGCCCACGCCTCGACGAACACGGGAGCCTTTCGCTGCTTTGCCAGCGAGAGCGCGCGCGCAAGATCGTCGTCGATGAACGGAACCGCGGCGGCCAGCGCGCCATGCTTCGGCACCGAGGTCGGCCGCGGCGCCGCCTTCGTGGTCGCGAGCGGCGCTGCGAAGCCGCGAGGCGCAGCGATGGAAATCGCGAGGCCGGCCGCGAGTGTCAGCGCGATCCAGCTCGGAAGCGGACTCGAAAAACGAGCGGGCATGTCGGACGTTCCTCGGACGAAAGCTCGAGCACGCGAACGGTGAGACCACGGGTGCGGAGGACGGGTCGTTCGGCGACGGCTTTCTGATAGGGTGCGAGCGCGATCCTAGCACGCGAATCGCGTCATTTCGCAGTTCACGACCGGGCTTCCGACCCGACGAGCGCCGCATGCCGAACGCCACTCCCCGAGCCACCCAAACGATGCAGGCGTGCTTCGGCGTGCCGCGTGCACTGATCGGCATGGTGCACGTCGGAGCATTGCCAGGAACGCCGCGCGCGACCGATTTGCTGCCAGTTATCACTGAGCGCGCGGTCGAAGAGGCGAGGCTCTACCACTCGGCCGGTTTCAACGCGGTGATGGTCGAAAACATGCACGACCGGCCCTATCTCGCGCGTGATGTGGGTCCCGAGATCACGGCGGCCATGACCGTGGTGGCGAGTGCCGTGCGCCGCTCGGTGCCGATTCCGCTTGGAGTGCAGGTGCTGGCGGGAGCCAATCGTGAAGCGCTCGCGGTCGCGCTCGCCAGCGATGCTTCGTTCGTCCGCGTCGAGGGTTTCGTGTTCGCGCACGTCGCCGATGAAGGGCTGATCGAGGCCGACGCGGGAGCCCTGCTGCGCTACCGCAATGCGATCGGCGCCGGGGGCGTGAGGGTGTTCGCGGACATCAAGAAGAAGCACTCCTCCCACGCAGTGACGATCGACGTGGACCTGGTCGAGACCGCGCGCGCCGCCGAGTTCGCACTCGCGGACGGCGTGATCGTGACCGGCGCAGCGACCGGGCGTGAGACCGATGCGACCGAAGTCGAGTCGGTGGTCCGCGCCGTGGATCTGCCGGTGCTGGTCGGCTCCGGGGTCACGGCGGACAACGTGTCGCGCTATCGAGCGGCGCATGCGCTGATCGTGGGTTCGTGGGCGAAGCGAGACGGCCGCTGGGACGCACCGTGCGATCCCGATCGCATCGCACGGCTCGCGGCCGCCTTCGCCGAGCTGCGGTGAGCTTCGAAGTCACGACACGGTCTGCGGAGCCAGGGTTCCCGCTTCGCGTGCCGCCCGGATCGCCCGAACTCGTCATCGTTGGCAATCTGCTGATCGACGACCTGGTATTCGAAGACGGGCGCACGCTCGAAGCCGAACCCGGCGGAGCGGTGCTCTACGCAGCACTCGCGGCCGCCCTCTGGCGCGTGCGGGTCGGAGTGGTGAGCCGTGTCGGCAACGACTATCCGGCCGCGACGCTCGCAGAGCTCGAGTCGCGAGGCGTCGACCTGTCGGGCCTGCACTCGATCGAGGGCCCGGGCCTGCGCGCCTGGCTTCGCTACGGGCCGGCCGGTCGAGGCGTCGAGCATCGACCCGGCGCAGCCACACACCTCGCCGCCTCGCCGGAAGTCTCCGAGATTCCGAGTCCGTTTCGGTCGGCCGCATGCATCCACATCGCGCCCATGCCGTTCAATGCCCAGGTCGAGATCCTCTCGCGGCTGGCGGCAACTGACGCCCGTCCTGCGTTGAGCCTCGATCCGCACGAGGCGATCACGCCCGATCGATTCGATGAGTGGCGTGCGCTCGCGGCAACGCTCCAGGTGCTTTCGCTCGGACTCGATGAGGTCCGCATCCCCGGCGTGCTCGAGCGACCCGACGCGTTGATCGAGGAACTTCGAGCGTTCCGATCGCTCGATTTGTTGTTTCGGATGGGCGAACGCGGCGGCGTGCTTTTCGCTCCGCGCGGGGCGTCGGCGGCCGAGCGCTGCGATTGGCGTGCGTGGGCCCGCCACGTCGTCGACTCGACCGGCGCGGGCGATGCCTTTACCGCGGGTTACCTCGCCGGCCGCGTGCGGGCGCGAAGCCGCGCAGCATCGGTCGCGCGCGGGCTCGTCTCGGCGAGCTTCGCGCTCGAAGACTTCGGAGCTCGCGGCCTGCTGCGGGCCACGCCCGAGGAGGCCGAGCGACGCCTCGCGCGCGTTCCCGAACCAGTGCTCGTGCCCCACCCGGCGCGCGACCACCGTGAACCGAATGCCGAGCTGTGATAAGGAGAGCCGCATGACCCGACTGATTCGCATCGCTCCGTTCGTCGAAGCCGCGTTGCGCGACCACCGCCCGGTCGTCGCACTCGAAACCACGGTGGTGACGCACGGGCTTCCCGAGCCGCAGGGTTTCGAGCTGGCCGGGGCACTCGAGGCCGAGATCATCCGCCACGGCGCGGTGCCCGCGACCATCGGCGTGCTCAAAGGCTGCGTGCGGGTCGGCCTGTCGCGCGACGAACTCAGCGAGCTGGCGCACGCACCGGAGGTCGCCAAGCTCAACCTGAGCAACCTCGGCGCTCAGCTCGCCGAAGGCGGTCCCGGCTCGACGACGGTGGCCGCGACCATGTTCATCGCTGCGCGCTGCGGCATTCAGGTGTTCGCAACCGGCGGAATCGGCGGGGTGCATCGAGGCGAATCCGAGACCGGCGACGTTTCGGCGGACCTCACCGCACTGGCGCATCACCCGGTCGCGGTGGTGTGCGCGGGCGCCAAGGCGGTGCTGGACCTGCCGCGCACGGTCGAGGCCCTGGAAACCCTCGGCGTGCCGATTCTGGGCTTCGGCACCGCGGAGTTCCCGGCCTTCTGGCGGCGGTCGAGCGGCTTGCCCGTGGATCGGCGCTACGACGAACTGGCGCCGCTCGCGCGCGCGATCCGCGCGCACTGGGAGCTGGGTGCCACCAGCGGCGTGGTGGTCGCGAATCCGATCCCGGAGGCTGACGAGATGGACGCGGCACTCTACGAGACCGCATTGAATCAGGCGCTGTCCGACGCGCGACAGCGGCAGTCGAGTGGTCGCGACGTGACGCCATTCCTGCTCGACCGCATGCGCGAACTGACCGGCGGCGCGAGCGTGCAATCGAACCTGGCGCTCCTTGTGAACAACGCTCGAGTCGCAGCGGAGCTGGCCGCCGCGATCGAGGCGGTGCGCTGAGTCCGCCTACAACACCTCGGCCGAGAAGGTGTCGCCCTCTCGCATGTCGCCGGTCTCGTAGCCGCGCATGAACCAGCGCTGGCGCTGCTCGGAAGTGCCGTGTGTGAACGCGTCGGGAACCACGTAGCCCTGCGACTGCTTCTGCAGGCGGTCGTCGCCGATCGCTTCGGCCGCCGCCATCGCTTCTTCGACGTCGCCGGGTTCCAGAACACCCTTGTCGCGCTGGGTGTGATGCGCCCACACGCCGGCGTAGAAGTCGGCCTGCAGTTCGAGCCGCACCGAGAGCCGGTTGTACTCGGACGCGCTGAGCCGACTCTTCATGGCGTGCACCTTGTCGGTGACGCCGAGCAGGTTCTGCACGTGATGTCCGACTTCGTGCGCGATGACGTAGGCCTGGGCGAAGTCGCCCGGGGCGCCGAGGCGCTGGCGCAGCAGTTCGTAGAACGACAGGTCGATGTAGACGTGCCGGTCCTCGGGGCAATAGAACGGGCCGACGGCCGCGTTCGCCAGACCGCAGGCCGACTCGACGCGATCCGTGAACAGGGTCAGCTGAGGATCTTCGTACTGGCGCCCGAAGCGCTGGAACTCCGACTTCCACACGTCTTCGGTCTGGGCCAGCACCACCGCCACGAACTGGCTCATTTCGTCGTTCGCGGGCGGTGCTGCGCCCTGCGTCGCCGTCGGCGCCGGATTCGTGCTGTCGAGACCGAGCTGGTTGAGCAGCTGCCCCGGGTCAACGCCCGTGAAGAGCGCGATCAGCAGCACGATCACGAGGCCGCCGCCACCCAGCGCCAGTCCGCCAGCCGCTCCCCGACCTCGGCGATCCTCGACGTTGTCGCTGCGACGTTCGTTCTGCCAGCGCATGTTCGACCTCCGTTGACGGTTCGCGACTCGAATGTGGCCGCGAGTATGCGACACGACCCGACCCCTCGCCACCTTGCCACCGCGTCCGTCGCGTGCGAACGGGCGATCGTCGGGGACGCGTGGCGCGGGTCGGGTCGGATGTCAACGTTTCAGGGGCGTGGGCCGTCATACCGCTCGGCCACCCGAACTTGCTCACCCCCTCGAGAGATCCGACATGTCGCCGCGCTCCCTGATGATCATCGGTCTCCTCGCGCTGGCTGCTCCGGCGATGGCACTCGCCGCCGCTGCGCCGCCGCACCCGCCAATTCAAGCCCAGCGACTCGCCGCGCCGATCACCATCGACGGCCGACTCGACGAAGCCGTGTGGTCGAGCGGCACGCCGATCACGGCCTTCTACCAGGCCGGACCGGACCAGGGCGAGCCGTCCTCCCAGAAATCCGAAGTGCGCGTCTACTACGACGATGACGCGCTCTATGTGGGCGCCCGACTGTGGGACAGCGCCCCCGACTCGATGATCGCGCGGCTGTCGCGGCGCGACGTGTCGGTGCCGTCCGATCGCTTCTCGGTCTACCTGGACCCGTACCACGACAAGCGGAGCGGTTATTACTTCCTCATCAATTCTGCCGGCACGCTGTTCGATGGAACGCTCTCGAACGACGGCTGGGAGGACACCTCGTGGGACGGGGTGTGGAACGCGCAGGCCCATCGTGATTCGAAAGGCTGGACCGCCGAGTACCGCATTCCGTTCTCGCAGCTGCGCTTTCAGAACGCCACCCCGCAGGTGTGGGGCATCAACTTCCGGCGCGTGATCCTGCGCCGCAACGAAGAGGCGTTCGTCGCCTATCAGCCGCGCGACGAGAGCGGCTTCGTTTCGCGCTGGCCGGAGCTGGTGGGCCTCGACGGGCTGCACGCTTCGCGCACGGTCGAGCTGCTGCCTTACGCGACCAGCAAGGGCGAGTTCGTGAATCGCGTGAGCGGCGATCCGTTCCACGACGGTTCCCGCATCAATGGGGACATCGGGTTCGACCTGCGGACCTCGATCGGCAGCCGCATGACGCTCAACGGCACCGTCAATCCCGATTTCGGGCAGGTCGAGGTCGATCCGGCGAGCCTCAACTTGAGCGACGTGGAGACCTTTTTCCAGGAGAAGCGCCCGTTCTTCGTCGAAGGCTCGTCGAACTTCCGATTCGGCAACGAGGGCGCGAGCGACTACTGGAACTTCAACTGGCCGGAGCCGACGTTCTTCTACAGCCGCCGCATCGGCCGCTCACCGCAGGGCTCGCTCCCCGGCACGCCGGACCCCGACAACGACGTGGTCTACGCCGACGTGCCGATCGGCACGACCATTCTGGGTGCCGCCAAGCTGACGGGGAAGATCACGCCCAGCACCAACTTTGGCACCCTGCACGCGATCACCGCTCGGGAGCGCGCGAAGATGTGGGTGAATGGCATCGATTCCAAGGCCGAGGTCGAGCCATTCGCTTACTACGGGGTGATGCGCGGGCTGCGTGAATTCAAGGACCGCAAGCAGGGACTCGGCAGCATGGTGTCGCTGGTGCAGCGCTCGTTCGACCGCGACGACCTGAGCAACGAACTCAACCAGACCAGCGCGGTCGGAGCACTCGACGGCTGGACCTCATTCGGACCGAACCGGCTCTGGGTGCTGTCGGGATGGGCCGCCGGTACCCATGTGCGCGGAACCGAACACCGCATGCTGGCGCTTCAGCAGAGTTCGCGCCGCTACTACCAGCGTCCCGACGCGGGCCACGTCTCGCTCGACCCTGATGCCACTTCGCTAAGCGGTGCCGGTGCGCGCGTGTGGCTCAACAAGGAGCGCGGGCAGTGGACGACGAACTCGGCGTTCGGCGTGATCTCGCCGGGCTTCGAGATGAACGACATGGGATTCCAGACCCGTTCCGACGTGACCAACGGACACGTCTCGGTGAGCCGGCGCTTCAGCACGCCCGGCAAGTACCGCCAGTACCTGCAGCTGAACGGGGCGCTGTTCGGAGCCACCGATCTCGACGGAAACTTCACCAACGGCGGCATCTTCCACAGCGGCAGCCTCGAGTTCCGCAACCGCGTGAGCCTCGAGTGGTGGGACACCTACAACCCGCCCGCCACCAGCGTGCGCGGGACGCGTGGTGGCCCGCGTATGAAGCTTCCGGGCGGATTCGAGAGCGGTTTCTACCTCGACAGCGACGGAACGCGCACGCGCTTCTACTCGCTGAACGGCAACCTGTACGTGAAGGCAGACGGCAGCCAGGACTGGTCGATCAGTCCGTACATGGAGTGGAAGCCGGTTTCGAACGTGCTGCTGAGCTTCGGCCCCGGGTTCAATCGTTCGATCGAGAAGTCGATGTACGTCGAGACGATCGAAGATCCGCTCGCGACCTCGACGTTCGGCAATCGCTACGTATTCGCGAATCTCGATCAGACCACGATCTCGACCAACTTCCGGCTGTCGTGGGCGTTCACGCCGACGATCAGCCTGCAGACCTACGTACAGCCCTATCTGTCGGCCGGGACGTACACGAACTACAAGGCGCTGGCTCAGCCGAACACGCGCGAGTTCGTGGCGACGGTTCCGAGCGCTCCACAGGACTTCAACTACAAGTCGCTGCGCGGCAGTGCCGTGTTCCGTTACGAGTACATGCCGGGTTC
This genomic interval from Candidatus Eisenbacteria bacterium contains the following:
- a CDS encoding DUF255 domain-containing protein produces the protein MPARFSSPLPSWIALTLAAGLAISIAAPRGFAAPLATTKAAPRPTSVPKHGALAAAVPFIDDDLARALSLAKQRKAPVFVEAWAPWCHTCRSMRAYVFTDPTLARHAERFVWLSVDAENSVNAEVRKRYPLPALPSYYVIDPNTEKVTMRMVGSMTVTQLHHFLDQAIVSWTQHGEASPADRALARADSLYGEGQDSLAAEAYRGAIALAPANWPSYSRAIDALLFALSNTNQNQAVVDVAGVAWTRLEGQSTSANVAAYGLSSAVALPDSNPEKQRSVAHFERAVRSILADSKLDLAGDDRSGVYISLLDALQERGDSTAAHQVAIEWSAFLDGAAAKAKTPDARAVFDSHRLSAYLELGTPEKAVPMLEASERDLPQDYNPPARLATALRAMKRYDTALAASDRAMALAYGPRRFLLWRTRIGILTDRGDPADTRSALAQAISEAESMPESQRSTRTIDGFKKQLAELK
- a CDS encoding BtpA/SgcQ family protein, which encodes MPRALIGMVHVGALPGTPRATDLLPVITERAVEEARLYHSAGFNAVMVENMHDRPYLARDVGPEITAAMTVVASAVRRSVPIPLGVQVLAGANREALAVALASDASFVRVEGFVFAHVADEGLIEADAGALLRYRNAIGAGGVRVFADIKKKHSSHAVTIDVDLVETARAAEFALADGVIVTGAATGRETDATEVESVVRAVDLPVLVGSGVTADNVSRYRAAHALIVGSWAKRDGRWDAPCDPDRIARLAAAFAELR
- a CDS encoding carbohydrate kinase family protein — encoded protein: MSFEVTTRSAEPGFPLRVPPGSPELVIVGNLLIDDLVFEDGRTLEAEPGGAVLYAALAAALWRVRVGVVSRVGNDYPAATLAELESRGVDLSGLHSIEGPGLRAWLRYGPAGRGVEHRPGAATHLAASPEVSEIPSPFRSAACIHIAPMPFNAQVEILSRLAATDARPALSLDPHEAITPDRFDEWRALAATLQVLSLGLDEVRIPGVLERPDALIEELRAFRSLDLLFRMGERGGVLFAPRGASAAERCDWRAWARHVVDSTGAGDAFTAGYLAGRVRARSRAASVARGLVSASFALEDFGARGLLRATPEEAERRLARVPEPVLVPHPARDHREPNAEL
- a CDS encoding pseudouridine-5'-phosphate glycosidase, with protein sequence MTRLIRIAPFVEAALRDHRPVVALETTVVTHGLPEPQGFELAGALEAEIIRHGAVPATIGVLKGCVRVGLSRDELSELAHAPEVAKLNLSNLGAQLAEGGPGSTTVAATMFIAARCGIQVFATGGIGGVHRGESETGDVSADLTALAHHPVAVVCAGAKAVLDLPRTVEALETLGVPILGFGTAEFPAFWRRSSGLPVDRRYDELAPLARAIRAHWELGATSGVVVANPIPEADEMDAALYETALNQALSDARQRQSSGRDVTPFLLDRMRELTGGASVQSNLALLVNNARVAAELAAAIEAVR
- a CDS encoding carbohydrate binding family 9 domain-containing protein; this encodes MSPRSLMIIGLLALAAPAMALAAAAPPHPPIQAQRLAAPITIDGRLDEAVWSSGTPITAFYQAGPDQGEPSSQKSEVRVYYDDDALYVGARLWDSAPDSMIARLSRRDVSVPSDRFSVYLDPYHDKRSGYYFLINSAGTLFDGTLSNDGWEDTSWDGVWNAQAHRDSKGWTAEYRIPFSQLRFQNATPQVWGINFRRVILRRNEEAFVAYQPRDESGFVSRWPELVGLDGLHASRTVELLPYATSKGEFVNRVSGDPFHDGSRINGDIGFDLRTSIGSRMTLNGTVNPDFGQVEVDPASLNLSDVETFFQEKRPFFVEGSSNFRFGNEGASDYWNFNWPEPTFFYSRRIGRSPQGSLPGTPDPDNDVVYADVPIGTTILGAAKLTGKITPSTNFGTLHAITARERAKMWVNGIDSKAEVEPFAYYGVMRGLREFKDRKQGLGSMVSLVQRSFDRDDLSNELNQTSAVGALDGWTSFGPNRLWVLSGWAAGTHVRGTEHRMLALQQSSRRYYQRPDAGHVSLDPDATSLSGAGARVWLNKERGQWTTNSAFGVISPGFEMNDMGFQTRSDVTNGHVSVSRRFSTPGKYRQYLQLNGALFGATDLDGNFTNGGIFHSGSLEFRNRVSLEWWDTYNPPATSVRGTRGGPRMKLPGGFESGFYLDSDGTRTRFYSLNGNLYVKADGSQDWSISPYMEWKPVSNVLLSFGPGFNRSIEKSMYVETIEDPLATSTFGNRYVFANLDQTTISTNFRLSWAFTPTISLQTYVQPYLSAGTYTNYKALAQPNTREFVATVPSAPQDFNYKSLRGSAVFRYEYMPGSTLYLVWTQDRSDYVENGEFEFGRDAQRLFDRDGDNIYLAKVTYYLGL